In Algihabitans albus, the following are encoded in one genomic region:
- a CDS encoding monovalent cation/H+ antiporter complex subunit F, protein MSGLSDHAAVLAWAIDITALLMLVAIALSFIRMVRGPSLPDRVVALDLITIITVGFVGLFAIASDVSAFLDVAIGLALVAFLATVAFAWYADRRAAQFGLEADLRDREGDR, encoded by the coding sequence ATGAGCGGGCTGAGCGACCACGCAGCCGTGCTGGCCTGGGCCATCGACATCACCGCGCTGCTGATGCTGGTTGCCATCGCCTTGTCCTTCATTCGGATGGTGCGCGGGCCCAGCCTGCCGGACCGTGTGGTTGCGCTCGATCTCATCACCATCATCACCGTCGGCTTCGTCGGGCTCTTCGCGATCGCCAGCGACGTCTCGGCCTTCCTGGACGTGGCGATCGGTCTGGCGCTGGTCGCCTTTCTCGCGACCGTGGCCTTCGCCTGGTATGCTGATCGGCGCGCCGCGCAGTTCGGTCTCGAAGCCGATCTGCGGGATCGAGAGGGCGACCGCTGA
- a CDS encoding ribonucleotide-diphosphate reductase subunit beta has translation MSLLDADPIYKPFAYPWAFEAWQVQQKVHWLPDEVPLADDVKDWNRALSEGERNLLTQIFRFFTQSDVEVNNCYMRHYARVFQPTEIQMMLAAFANMETIHIAAYSHLLDTIGMPEQEYSAFLHYKEMKDKYDYMQQFGVETKKDIALTLAVFGAFTEGLQLFASFAILLNFPRFNKMKGMGQIVSWSVRDESLHTNSIIQLFRTFVHENPDVWDQDLERELYGACETIVTHEDAFIDLAFELGGIQGLSGAEVKRYIRWIADRRLTQLGLQPIYRIEGNPLPWLDAMLNGMEHTNFFENRATEYARAATQGSWGEAFD, from the coding sequence ATGTCCCTGCTGGACGCCGACCCGATTTACAAGCCCTTCGCCTACCCCTGGGCCTTCGAGGCCTGGCAGGTACAGCAGAAAGTGCATTGGCTCCCGGACGAGGTGCCTTTGGCCGACGATGTGAAGGATTGGAATCGCGCCCTGAGCGAAGGTGAGCGCAACCTGCTGACCCAGATTTTCCGCTTCTTCACGCAGTCCGACGTCGAGGTGAATAACTGCTACATGCGCCATTACGCGCGCGTGTTCCAGCCGACCGAAATCCAGATGATGCTGGCGGCCTTCGCCAACATGGAGACGATCCACATCGCGGCTTACAGCCACCTGCTGGATACCATCGGCATGCCAGAGCAGGAGTACTCGGCCTTTCTCCATTACAAGGAGATGAAGGACAAATACGACTACATGCAGCAGTTCGGCGTCGAGACGAAGAAAGACATCGCGCTGACATTGGCTGTCTTCGGCGCCTTTACCGAAGGCCTGCAGCTCTTCGCCTCTTTCGCGATCCTGCTGAACTTCCCGCGCTTCAACAAAATGAAAGGGATGGGTCAGATCGTCTCCTGGTCCGTACGCGACGAGTCGCTGCATACCAACTCCATCATCCAGCTCTTTCGCACTTTCGTGCACGAAAATCCGGACGTCTGGGACCAGGATCTGGAGCGCGAGCTTTACGGCGCCTGCGAGACCATCGTGACCCACGAGGATGCCTTCATCGATCTAGCCTTTGAGCTGGGCGGCATCCAGGGCCTGAGCGGCGCCGAGGTGAAGCGCTACATCCGCTGGATCGCCGATCGCCGCCTGACTCAACTGGGGCTGCAACCGATCTACCGCATCGAGGGCAACCCCCTGCCCTGGCTCGATGCCATGCTCAATGGGATGGAACACACCAACTTTTTCGAGAACCGGGCAACCGAATATGCGCGCGCGGCCACCCAGGGCAGCTGGGGCGAAGCCTTCGACTGA
- a CDS encoding Na+/H+ antiporter subunit C — protein MEPIVAVLVGVLMAASVYLMLSRNLVRFVFGLVLISNAANLLIFAGGGLTRAAPPLIATGESLPDPGVANALPQALILTAIVISFGLLAFALVLAFRAYQELETVDTDAMRVAEPEESAAEPASKDRPL, from the coding sequence ATGGAACCGATCGTCGCGGTCCTGGTCGGCGTACTGATGGCGGCCAGCGTTTATCTGATGCTCAGCCGCAACCTGGTGCGTTTCGTGTTCGGCCTGGTCCTGATCTCCAACGCTGCCAATCTGCTGATCTTCGCGGGCGGTGGCCTGACGCGGGCGGCACCGCCTTTGATCGCGACGGGGGAAAGCCTGCCCGATCCCGGGGTGGCGAATGCCTTGCCGCAGGCCTTGATCCTGACTGCGATCGTGATTTCCTTCGGCCTACTCGCCTTCGCTCTGGTGCTCGCTTTTCGCGCCTATCAGGAGCTTGAGACGGTGGACACCGATGCCATGCGCGTCGCCGAGCCCGAGGAGAGCGCGGCCGAGCCGGCTTCGAAGGACCGGCCTCTATGA
- a CDS encoding Na+/H+ antiporter subunit E — MNLFVLNLLLAIGWCALFADFTLLNLAIGFAMGFAALWVANPLFGGTAYFGRVLRLISLGGYFLYELVVSSLQVVWDVITPVHKSQPGIIAVPLDVEDPAEIAVLANLISLTPGTLSLDVSDDKKFLYVHGMFVEDPDILRREIKAGMERKVMEAMR; from the coding sequence ATGAACCTCTTCGTGCTTAACCTGCTGCTGGCGATCGGCTGGTGCGCCCTCTTCGCCGACTTCACGCTTTTGAACCTCGCCATTGGGTTCGCCATGGGGTTCGCCGCGCTTTGGGTCGCAAATCCTCTGTTCGGCGGTACCGCCTACTTCGGCCGCGTTCTGCGGCTGATCAGCCTGGGCGGCTACTTCCTCTACGAGCTCGTGGTCTCCAGCCTTCAGGTGGTCTGGGACGTGATCACGCCGGTTCACAAGTCGCAACCCGGCATCATCGCCGTGCCTTTGGATGTGGAGGATCCGGCGGAGATCGCGGTTTTGGCGAATCTGATTTCCTTGACGCCAGGTACCCTGAGTCTCGACGTCAGTGACGACAAGAAGTTCCTCTACGTCCATGGCATGTTCGTGGAAGATCCCGATATCCTGCGCCGGGAAATCAAGGCGGGGATGGAGCGCAAGGTGATGGAGGCGATGCGATGA
- a CDS encoding ABC transporter substrate-binding protein — MKHMLRTTTAALAVVAVTGFAAGAAKADPLTVVSWGGAYTKSQVEAYHKPFTEQTGIEIVSADYNGGLAEVKAQVEAGNVTWDLVDVELSDAVRGCDEGLLEPLDHAMLPPAPDGTAAADDFLEGTLHDCAVATIVWSTIYAYDTTKFSDAAPSSMADFFDLEGFPGKRGMRRTPKANLEFALIADGVPAGEVYEVLSTPEGVDRAFAKLDTIKDEVIWWEAGAQPPQMLADGEVAMTTAYNGRVFNAIAAEGKPFEIVWDGQVWDLDLWVIPRGAPNKETALEFIKFSTDTQRLADQASWISYGPARKSSVPLIGTHAEAGVEMGPHMPTAPENFGNALQNDFLFWADYQDELNERFNAWLVN; from the coding sequence ATGAAACACATGCTTCGCACCACCACGGCGGCTCTCGCCGTGGTCGCGGTGACAGGCTTCGCAGCCGGAGCCGCCAAGGCCGACCCTCTGACAGTCGTCTCCTGGGGCGGTGCCTATACCAAGAGTCAGGTAGAGGCCTATCACAAGCCCTTCACGGAGCAGACCGGGATCGAGATCGTCTCGGCGGACTACAACGGCGGCCTGGCCGAAGTGAAGGCGCAGGTCGAGGCCGGAAACGTCACCTGGGATCTGGTCGACGTCGAGCTGTCGGACGCCGTCCGCGGCTGCGACGAGGGCCTGCTTGAACCACTCGACCACGCGATGCTTCCGCCGGCGCCGGACGGCACGGCGGCCGCCGACGACTTCCTCGAGGGAACGCTGCACGACTGCGCAGTCGCGACCATCGTGTGGTCGACGATCTATGCCTACGATACGACTAAGTTCTCCGATGCGGCGCCCAGCTCGATGGCCGACTTCTTCGATCTGGAGGGCTTCCCGGGCAAGCGCGGCATGCGCAGAACCCCCAAGGCCAACCTCGAGTTCGCCCTGATCGCCGACGGCGTACCGGCAGGCGAGGTCTACGAGGTGCTTTCGACCCCCGAAGGCGTCGACCGTGCCTTCGCCAAGCTCGATACCATCAAGGACGAGGTGATCTGGTGGGAAGCCGGGGCCCAGCCGCCGCAGATGCTGGCCGACGGTGAGGTAGCGATGACCACCGCCTACAACGGACGTGTCTTCAACGCCATTGCGGCCGAAGGCAAGCCTTTCGAGATCGTCTGGGACGGCCAGGTTTGGGACCTCGATCTCTGGGTGATCCCGCGCGGCGCACCGAACAAGGAAACCGCGTTGGAGTTCATCAAGTTCTCCACCGATACCCAGCGCCTGGCTGATCAGGCGTCTTGGATCTCCTACGGTCCGGCACGCAAGTCTTCGGTACCGCTGATCGGCACCCATGCCGAAGCCGGTGTCGAAATGGGCCCGCACATGCCGACAGCTCCGGAGAACTTCGGAAACGCGCTGCAGAACGATTTCCTGTTCTGGGCCGACTACCAGGACGAATTGAACGAGCGTTTCAACGCCTGGCTCGTCAACTAG
- a CDS encoding ABC transporter permease — protein sequence MAKVSSLPPYATPMERAWYYLFRVICGCVFLFLIMPILVIIPLSFNATPYFTFTEGMLAFEAEAYSLRWYQNFLTNDRWLTSIENSVIVGILSTILATTLGTLAALGLSREKMPQRTLIMGILISPMIVPLIITAAGIYFFYSSVQLTDSLLGLVLAHTALGTPFVVITVTATLIGFDKALPRAGAMCGAPPTTVFFKVILPLILPGVIAGALFAFVTSFDEVVVVLFVASSPEQYTIPRQMWSGIREQISPTILAVATLLIGVSILLMTTIELLRRRSERLRGL from the coding sequence ATGGCAAAAGTCTCCTCCCTGCCGCCCTACGCAACGCCGATGGAACGGGCTTGGTACTATCTCTTCCGCGTCATCTGCGGCTGCGTGTTCCTATTCCTGATCATGCCGATCCTGGTGATCATTCCCCTATCCTTCAACGCCACTCCCTACTTCACCTTCACGGAGGGTATGCTGGCGTTCGAGGCCGAGGCCTACAGCCTGCGCTGGTACCAGAACTTCCTGACCAACGACCGCTGGCTCACTTCGATCGAGAACTCGGTGATCGTCGGCATTCTGTCCACCATCCTGGCCACCACTCTCGGCACCTTGGCGGCGCTCGGCCTCAGCCGCGAGAAGATGCCTCAGCGCACCCTCATCATGGGCATCCTGATTTCACCGATGATCGTGCCGCTGATCATCACCGCGGCCGGCATCTACTTCTTTTATTCCAGCGTCCAGCTCACCGACTCGCTCCTGGGCCTGGTGCTGGCGCACACGGCGCTGGGCACGCCCTTCGTGGTCATCACCGTCACCGCGACCCTGATCGGCTTCGACAAGGCCCTGCCGCGGGCCGGCGCCATGTGCGGCGCGCCACCGACCACGGTGTTCTTCAAGGTTATTCTGCCCCTGATCCTGCCTGGCGTGATCGCCGGCGCGCTCTTCGCCTTCGTGACCTCCTTCGATGAAGTCGTCGTGGTGCTCTTCGTCGCCTCAAGTCCCGAGCAGTACACGATCCCGAGGCAGATGTGGTCCGGCATCCGCGAGCAGATCAGCCCGACCATTCTGGCGGTCGCCACCCTGCTGATCGGCGTCTCGATCCTGTTGATGACCACGATCGAGCTGCTGCGCCGCCGCTCCGAAAGGCTGCGAGGCCTGTAA
- the mnhG gene encoding monovalent cation/H(+) antiporter subunit G, whose product MVNDWIVALLLLSGGFFVFVAGLGILRLPDVLIRMHASTKAGTLGAGLIFAALAVHFADTVSISFSILTILFLLITAPVAAHAIGRAAYRMGVPLSDRTQIDEWEGRYRRTDKPKK is encoded by the coding sequence ATGGTGAATGACTGGATCGTCGCTCTGCTATTGCTCTCCGGGGGCTTCTTCGTGTTCGTCGCAGGCCTCGGAATCCTGCGCCTGCCGGACGTTCTGATCCGCATGCATGCCTCGACCAAGGCCGGAACTCTCGGCGCCGGACTGATCTTCGCGGCCTTGGCGGTTCACTTCGCCGACACGGTCAGCATTTCCTTCTCGATCCTGACCATCCTCTTCCTGCTGATCACCGCCCCGGTGGCGGCTCACGCCATCGGCCGGGCCGCCTACCGTATGGGCGTGCCGCTGTCCGACCGCACCCAGATCGACGAGTGGGAAGGCCGCTACAGGCGGACCGACAAACCTAAGAAGTAG
- a CDS encoding PAS domain S-box protein, translated as MLHRIFGWRHGSVNQTLEQALDAIVSIDAKNRVTFFNKAAEQLWGYSRTEVVGKNVKMLVPDEIRDGHDEMVNANRRTGQDKIVGTSRDIQIQRKDGQRTWANLSLSKIGTGGAISYTAFVKDITKERESRERIEQTLEQALDAVVSIDHDNIVTFFNRAAEELWGYARDEVVGQNVKMLVPDELRANHDSLVNHNRETGQDKIVGTSRDVEIQRKDSTRIWANLSLSKVNVGGLISYTAFVKDITEERRAREMINQTLEQALDAVVTIDEHNTVTFFNLAAERLWGYARDEVLGQNVKMLVPDEIRANHDANVNANRTTGQDKIVGTSREVQVQRKDGTRVWGALSLSKVKLDNEIVYTAFVKDVDEEVRRRDQFRLLSLVANETDNSVVITGPEGWIEYVNPGFTRLTGYNLDQVIGKKPGAFLQGKHTSPDTVSSIKEKLEAREPFYEEILNYSQNGEPYWISLSINPVFDDAGQLSKFISVQANITTTKLEALASSARIDAIRRSNAVVEWNAEGQVADVNDYARELLDAKSRTSPILSLSKFVTNEEQQTLRQGSPVAKELSLDIEERGTVWLSATLQPIMDVSGALDRIVMNGSDVTARRVAVAQSTELMSNVLDRIDGVASQINQLSSQTNLLSLNATIEAARAGEHGRGFAVVAEEVRELAGRSSGSATEIGELISETKTQIGKLGMAS; from the coding sequence ATGCTTCATCGAATTTTTGGCTGGCGCCACGGCTCTGTGAACCAGACGCTTGAGCAGGCTCTCGATGCCATCGTGTCGATAGATGCCAAGAATCGAGTGACTTTCTTCAACAAGGCTGCGGAGCAGCTTTGGGGTTACAGCCGCACCGAAGTCGTCGGCAAGAACGTGAAGATGCTGGTGCCGGACGAGATTCGCGACGGGCATGACGAAATGGTCAATGCCAACAGGCGCACCGGTCAGGACAAGATCGTCGGCACGTCGCGCGACATCCAGATTCAGCGCAAGGACGGTCAGCGGACCTGGGCCAATCTCTCCTTGTCCAAGATCGGGACTGGGGGGGCCATCAGCTACACGGCCTTCGTCAAGGACATCACAAAGGAGCGCGAATCGCGCGAGAGGATTGAGCAGACGCTGGAGCAGGCGCTCGATGCGGTGGTCTCGATCGACCACGATAACATCGTAACCTTCTTCAATCGCGCGGCCGAGGAGCTATGGGGCTATGCACGCGACGAGGTGGTCGGACAAAACGTCAAGATGCTGGTGCCCGACGAGCTTCGCGCCAATCACGACAGCCTCGTCAACCACAACAGGGAAACCGGTCAAGACAAGATCGTCGGAACTTCGCGGGACGTTGAAATTCAGCGCAAGGACAGCACGCGGATCTGGGCCAATCTGTCTCTGTCGAAAGTCAATGTAGGCGGACTGATCAGCTATACAGCCTTCGTCAAGGACATCACCGAGGAACGCCGCGCACGGGAAATGATCAACCAAACGCTGGAGCAGGCGCTGGACGCTGTCGTTACCATTGACGAACACAACACGGTGACCTTCTTCAACCTCGCGGCCGAGCGCCTGTGGGGCTATGCGCGCGACGAGGTGCTCGGACAGAACGTCAAGATGCTGGTGCCCGATGAAATTCGGGCCAATCATGACGCAAACGTCAACGCCAACCGCACCACGGGCCAGGACAAGATCGTCGGTACGAGCCGTGAAGTGCAGGTGCAGCGCAAGGATGGAACCCGCGTTTGGGGCGCCTTATCTCTATCGAAGGTCAAGCTGGACAATGAGATCGTCTATACCGCCTTCGTAAAGGACGTCGACGAAGAGGTCCGGCGTCGGGATCAATTCCGGTTACTTTCGCTGGTCGCCAACGAAACGGACAACTCGGTGGTCATCACCGGCCCGGAGGGTTGGATCGAATACGTCAACCCCGGTTTTACGAGGCTGACGGGGTACAATCTCGATCAGGTCATCGGTAAGAAACCCGGTGCTTTTCTCCAGGGAAAACATACCTCTCCCGATACTGTTTCTAGTATCAAAGAGAAGCTTGAGGCGCGTGAACCCTTCTACGAGGAGATCCTCAACTACTCTCAGAACGGTGAACCTTACTGGATCTCCCTGTCGATCAACCCAGTGTTCGATGACGCGGGTCAGCTCAGTAAGTTCATTTCGGTGCAAGCGAACATCACCACAACGAAGTTGGAAGCCTTGGCGTCGAGCGCGCGGATCGATGCCATTCGGCGTTCCAACGCCGTGGTCGAATGGAATGCCGAAGGTCAGGTCGCGGACGTCAATGACTATGCGCGTGAACTGCTAGACGCCAAGTCGCGGACTTCCCCGATTCTGAGTCTCTCCAAGTTTGTCACGAATGAAGAGCAGCAGACCTTGAGGCAAGGTTCTCCGGTCGCCAAGGAGCTCTCGCTCGATATTGAAGAGCGCGGAACCGTCTGGCTGTCGGCTACGCTGCAGCCGATCATGGATGTATCGGGAGCGCTCGACAGGATCGTGATGAATGGGTCGGATGTAACGGCGCGGCGCGTTGCCGTCGCGCAATCTACCGAACTGATGTCGAATGTTTTGGACCGTATTGATGGCGTCGCTTCGCAGATCAATCAGCTATCTTCGCAAACCAATCTGTTGTCCCTCAATGCCACGATCGAGGCCGCCCGCGCTGGAGAACACGGTCGCGGATTTGCGGTGGTGGCCGAGGAAGTTCGTGAGCTGGCGGGACGATCCTCGGGGTCGGCGACGGAGATTGGCGAATTGATCTCGGAAACCAAGACGCAGATCGGCAAGCTGGGCATGGCAAGCTAG
- a CDS encoding ABC transporter permease, which translates to MAQIAIGDAGKPERLTTADGTPLKQALGRVEFRAKTRAFLLVAPLLVFLSITFLFPIGQMLFRSLHDPLVSGVLPNTLATLEDWSAEDGLPPEEAFAALAQELALARENRFSGDLGRVATRLNYEKPGIRSAVTRTARSAARMEAPFKEAMIEADADWGKLESWATIQRLGNVYNAVQYLAAVDRRYNEFGDIVMQAEQRQIYVQLFGRTLWMSLLVTSMALLLGFPISYLLATQPTRVSNVLMILVLLPFWTSLLVRTTSWIVLLQSEGVLNDILVWIGLVGDNDRIQMIYNQTGTVIAMTQILLPFMVLPLFSVMKTISPSHMRAAQSLGAPRFQAFWKVYAPQTLPGVGAGCLLVFILAIGYYITPALVGGQDGQMISNFIAFHMQSSLNWGLAAALGGILLAGVLALYWLYNKLVGVERLTLG; encoded by the coding sequence ATGGCGCAGATCGCCATTGGAGACGCAGGCAAGCCCGAGCGGCTGACCACGGCCGACGGCACGCCGCTGAAGCAAGCGCTCGGCCGCGTCGAGTTTCGCGCCAAAACCCGTGCCTTCCTGCTGGTCGCTCCGCTCCTGGTTTTCCTCTCCATCACCTTCCTTTTTCCAATCGGGCAAATGCTGTTCCGCAGCCTGCACGACCCGCTGGTGTCGGGGGTGCTACCGAACACCTTGGCTACGCTGGAAGACTGGAGCGCCGAGGATGGCTTGCCGCCGGAAGAGGCATTTGCTGCCTTGGCCCAGGAACTGGCACTCGCTCGGGAGAATCGCTTCAGCGGCGACCTCGGCCGCGTCGCCACCCGCCTGAATTATGAGAAACCGGGTATTCGCTCGGCCGTGACCCGAACCGCCCGCTCGGCGGCGCGCATGGAAGCGCCCTTCAAGGAGGCGATGATCGAGGCCGACGCGGATTGGGGCAAGCTGGAGAGCTGGGCAACCATCCAGCGGCTCGGCAATGTCTACAACGCCGTGCAGTATCTGGCGGCCGTCGACCGCCGCTATAACGAGTTCGGCGACATCGTGATGCAGGCGGAGCAGCGCCAGATCTACGTCCAGCTGTTCGGCCGTACGCTCTGGATGTCGCTGCTGGTGACGTCGATGGCGCTGCTGCTCGGGTTTCCGATATCCTATCTGCTGGCGACGCAGCCGACACGGGTCAGCAATGTGCTGATGATTCTCGTGCTGCTGCCTTTCTGGACGTCGCTGCTGGTCCGCACGACCTCCTGGATCGTCCTGCTGCAGTCGGAGGGCGTTCTCAACGACATCCTGGTCTGGATCGGATTGGTCGGCGACAACGATAGAATTCAGATGATCTACAACCAGACAGGCACGGTGATCGCCATGACGCAGATCCTGCTGCCCTTCATGGTGCTGCCGCTCTTTTCCGTCATGAAGACCATTTCGCCGAGCCATATGCGAGCCGCGCAGTCATTGGGCGCGCCGCGTTTCCAGGCCTTCTGGAAGGTCTATGCGCCACAAACGCTGCCCGGCGTGGGGGCCGGCTGCCTGCTCGTCTTCATCCTGGCGATCGGCTACTACATCACGCCGGCCCTGGTCGGCGGGCAGGACGGTCAGATGATTTCCAACTTCATCGCCTTCCATATGCAGTCGTCGCTCAACTGGGGCCTGGCTGCGGCGCTGGGCGGCATTCTTCTGGCCGGCGTGCTGGCGCTTTACTGGCTCTACAACAAGCTGGTAGGCGTCGAACGCCTGACCCTGGGCTGA
- a CDS encoding Na+/H+ antiporter subunit D: MSWLLVLPIILPMIAAVIGFILRGNLAAQRIVSVTAALGLLGLSIALMAAVWQEGILAAQMGDWPAPFGITLVADHLSAVMVLITAIIGLATVVYAFGDVGDKAVAYGFHPLLHALLCGVCGAFLTGDLFNLYVWFEVMLIASFALLVLGGRRAQLDGAVKYVALNLIATILFLGGIGLLYGLTGTLNMADLHIRLQEVENQGLVTVVAVMFIVAFGIKSAVFPLFFWLPASYHTPKVAVSAIFSGLLTKVGVYALIRCFTLIFTGDVGYTHEILLWVAGLTMVTGVLGAAAQNELRRILSFHIVSQIGYMILGLALYTPLGIVGAVFYLVHHIIVKANLFFVSGVVNRIGGSFELKRLGDLYRYHPLIAVLFFIPAFSLAGFPPLSGFWAKFVLVQASIEAEGYVIAAVALAVGLLTIYSMTKIWLNAFWKARPAEAGPPPPPLTGAQRWFLLGPIAVLAAMTVTIGLFVEPFYQLAERSAEELLDPRPYVAAVLGDEGLARMTAVSLASGETDVLEVQE, encoded by the coding sequence ATGAGTTGGTTGCTGGTTCTTCCGATTATCCTGCCGATGATCGCGGCGGTTATCGGCTTCATCCTGCGCGGTAATCTCGCAGCCCAGCGTATCGTCAGCGTGACCGCTGCGCTGGGGCTGCTGGGCCTGTCGATCGCCCTGATGGCGGCGGTCTGGCAAGAGGGTATCCTCGCGGCTCAGATGGGCGACTGGCCGGCGCCCTTCGGCATTACGCTGGTGGCCGATCACCTCAGCGCCGTGATGGTGCTGATCACCGCCATCATCGGCCTGGCGACGGTCGTCTACGCCTTCGGCGATGTCGGCGACAAGGCGGTCGCCTACGGCTTTCATCCGCTGTTGCATGCTCTGCTGTGCGGCGTCTGCGGCGCCTTCCTGACCGGCGATCTCTTCAACCTCTATGTCTGGTTCGAGGTGATGCTGATCGCCTCCTTCGCGCTGCTGGTTCTGGGCGGTCGCCGGGCGCAGCTGGACGGTGCGGTCAAGTACGTCGCGCTCAATCTGATCGCCACCATTCTCTTCCTCGGCGGGATCGGCCTGCTCTACGGCCTGACCGGCACGCTGAACATGGCGGATCTCCACATCCGCCTCCAGGAAGTGGAGAACCAGGGGTTGGTGACCGTGGTGGCGGTGATGTTCATTGTCGCCTTCGGTATCAAGTCGGCGGTCTTCCCGCTGTTCTTCTGGCTGCCGGCCAGTTACCACACGCCGAAGGTGGCGGTCTCCGCGATCTTCTCCGGTCTGCTGACCAAGGTCGGGGTCTACGCGCTGATCCGCTGTTTCACCCTGATCTTTACCGGAGATGTCGGCTACACCCACGAGATCCTGCTGTGGGTCGCCGGCCTGACGATGGTGACCGGCGTGCTGGGTGCGGCGGCGCAGAACGAACTGAGGCGCATCCTCTCCTTCCACATCGTCAGCCAGATCGGCTACATGATCCTCGGTTTGGCGCTCTACACGCCGCTCGGGATCGTCGGCGCCGTCTTCTATCTGGTTCACCACATCATCGTGAAGGCGAACCTCTTTTTCGTTTCGGGCGTGGTGAACCGCATCGGCGGTTCCTTCGAGCTGAAGCGTCTGGGCGACCTCTACCGATATCACCCCTTGATTGCCGTTCTGTTCTTCATTCCCGCCTTCTCGCTGGCAGGTTTTCCGCCCTTGTCGGGTTTCTGGGCCAAGTTCGTGCTGGTTCAGGCCTCTATCGAAGCCGAAGGCTACGTCATTGCGGCCGTCGCGCTGGCGGTCGGTCTGCTGACCATCTATTCCATGACCAAGATCTGGTTGAATGCCTTTTGGAAAGCGCGGCCGGCAGAGGCGGGTCCGCCGCCGCCGCCCTTGACCGGCGCGCAACGCTGGTTTCTGCTCGGCCCGATTGCGGTGCTGGCCGCCATGACGGTGACCATCGGCCTCTTCGTCGAGCCCTTCTATCAATTGGCGGAGCGCTCGGCGGAAGAGCTCCTCGATCCGCGGCCCTACGTGGCGGCGGTGCTTGGGGACGAGGGGCTCGCGCGCATGACGGCGGTGTCGCTTGCGAGCGGAGAGACGGACGTGTTGGAGGTCCAAGAATGA
- a CDS encoding Na+/H+ antiporter subunit B has translation MNSLILREASRLLVALMLVFSVFMLLRGHNEPGGGFIGGLIAAIAFALYALATDAEAVRKALRADPRVIAAVGLGLAIGSGFLALLEPAPFLTGQWTTIMDFKAGTPLPFDIGVYLVVVGAVLTIVLGIKEQQADVEDDPVEPEENPGLETRSWPADRSLPEDRS, from the coding sequence ATGAATTCCCTGATCCTGCGCGAGGCTTCGCGTCTCCTGGTCGCGCTCATGCTGGTTTTCTCCGTCTTCATGCTGTTGCGCGGCCACAACGAGCCGGGGGGCGGCTTCATCGGTGGGCTGATCGCTGCCATCGCCTTCGCGCTCTATGCCCTGGCCACCGACGCGGAGGCCGTGCGTAAGGCGCTCCGGGCCGATCCGCGCGTGATCGCAGCTGTCGGCCTCGGCCTCGCCATCGGCTCGGGCTTCCTGGCGTTGTTGGAGCCGGCGCCGTTTCTGACCGGTCAGTGGACAACGATCATGGACTTCAAGGCCGGCACGCCGCTGCCGTTCGACATCGGCGTCTATCTGGTCGTGGTCGGCGCGGTCTTGACCATTGTGCTGGGGATCAAGGAGCAACAGGCGGACGTCGAGGACGACCCGGTTGAACCCGAGGAGAATCCCGGGCTCGAGACGAGGTCCTGGCCGGCAGACAGATCCTTGCCGGAGGACAGATCCTGA